A stretch of Fusobacterium massiliense DNA encodes these proteins:
- the acpS gene encoding holo-ACP synthase, with product MIIGIGNDIIEIERIEKAISKEGFKNKVYTERELENIIKRGNRVETYAGIFSVKEAISKAIGTGVREFSLLDLEILNDDLGKPYVIVSEKVDKILKSKKNDYRIEISISHSKKYATAMAILF from the coding sequence ATGATAATAGGTATTGGTAATGATATTATTGAAATAGAAAGAATAGAAAAAGCAATATCAAAAGAGGGGTTTAAAAATAAAGTTTATACAGAAAGAGAACTTGAGAATATAATTAAAAGAGGAAATAGAGTGGAAACTTATGCAGGAATTTTTTCAGTAAAAGAAGCTATATCTAAAGCCATTGGTACTGGAGTTAGAGAGTTTTCTCTTTTAGATTTAGAAATATTGAACGATGATCTAGGAAAACCCTATGTTATTGTATCTGAGAAAGTGGATAAAATTTTAAAAAGTAAAAAGAATGATTATAGAATTGAAATTTCAATTTCACATTCTAAAAAGTATGCCACTGCAATGGCAATATTATTTTAA
- the prfB gene encoding peptide chain release factor 2 (programmed frameshift): MDILEIKREFLEMKEKTEEIRRSLDLDKRKNTIKELEKLTFVDGFWSDKRKSSEIIKNMNFEKNIVSKYESLASEVADEEVLVDFVESGENSFEVELIEKHKILKKDIEEFEIDLMLDGEYDMNNAIVTIHSGAGGTEACDWADMLYRMYLRWCNLKKYKVSELDFMAGDSVGVKSVTFLVEGINAYGYLKSEKGVHRLVRISPFDANKKRHTSFASVEVVPEVDENVEVEINSADIRIDTYRASGAGGQHVNMTDSAVRITHFPTGVVVTCQKERSQLSNRETAMKMLKSKLLEIELKKKEEEMKKIQGEQSDIGWGNQIRSYVFQPYALVKDHRTNTEIGNVKAVMDGSIDDFINSYLKWIKK; the protein is encoded by the exons ATGGATATTTTAGAAATTAAAAGAGAATTTTTAGAAATGAAAGAAAAAACTGAAGAGATTAGGAGGTCTCTT GACTTAGATAAGAGAAAGAATACTATAAAAGAACTAGAAAAATTAACTTTTGTAGATGGATTTTGGTCTGATAAAAGAAAAAGTTCTGAAATAATAAAAAATATGAATTTTGAAAAGAATATAGTTTCAAAGTATGAAAGTTTAGCTAGTGAGGTTGCTGATGAAGAAGTTCTAGTTGATTTTGTTGAAAGTGGAGAAAATTCTTTTGAGGTTGAACTTATAGAAAAACACAAAATTTTAAAAAAAGATATAGAAGAATTTGAAATTGATTTAATGTTAGATGGAGAATATGATATGAACAACGCCATCGTGACTATACATTCTGGAGCAGGAGGAACAGAAGCTTGTGATTGGGCTGATATGCTTTATAGAATGTATTTAAGATGGTGTAATTTAAAAAAATATAAAGTATCAGAATTAGATTTTATGGCAGGGGATAGTGTTGGAGTAAAGTCAGTAACTTTTTTGGTTGAAGGAATAAATGCTTATGGTTACTTAAAATCTGAAAAAGGGGTTCATAGACTTGTTAGAATATCTCCTTTTGATGCCAATAAAAAGAGACATACTTCTTTTGCATCTGTTGAAGTTGTACCGGAAGTTGATGAAAATGTTGAAGTAGAAATAAATTCAGCAGATATAAGAATAGATACTTATAGAGCAAGTGGAGCTGGGGGACAGCATGTTAATATGACAGATTCAGCAGTTAGAATAACACATTTTCCAACAGGAGTCGTTGTAACCTGTCAAAAAGAGAGATCTCAACTTAGCAATAGAGAAACTGCTATGAAAATGCTAAAATCAAAACTTTTAGAAATAGAGTTAAAGAAAAAAGAAGAAGAAATGAAAAAAATTCAAGGAGAACAATCGGATATTGGTTGGGGAAATCAAATAAGATCTTATGTGTTCCAACCTTATGCTTTAGTTAAAGATCATAGAACAAATACTGAAATTGGAAATGTAAAGGCTGTTATGGATGGAAGTATAGATGATTTTATAAACTCTTACTTAAAATGGATAAAAAAATAA
- the fabG gene encoding 3-oxoacyl-[acyl-carrier-protein] reductase, which produces MNRLEGKVVLVTGSARGIGRAIVEKLAAHGAKMVISCDMGETSYEQANVVHKILNVTDREAIKTFVDEVEKEYGKIEVLVNNAGITKDGLLMRMSEEQWDAVIDVNLKGVFNMTQAVSKSMLKARKGSIINMASVVGLHGNPGQTNYAATKGGVIAMSKTWAKEFGSRSVRSNCIAPGFIQTPMTDILPEDVIKGMLDATPLGRLGQVEDIANAVLFLASDESSFITGEVLSVAGGLML; this is translated from the coding sequence ATGAACAGACTAGAAGGAAAAGTAGTTCTTGTTACGGGAAGTGCAAGAGGAATAGGAAGAGCTATTGTTGAAAAACTTGCAGCTCACGGAGCAAAAATGGTGATTTCATGTGATATGGGAGAAACTTCTTATGAGCAAGCAAATGTAGTTCACAAAATATTAAATGTAACTGATAGAGAAGCAATAAAAACTTTTGTAGATGAAGTTGAAAAAGAATATGGTAAAATTGAAGTTCTTGTAAATAATGCTGGAATAACAAAAGATGGATTGCTTATGAGAATGTCTGAAGAACAATGGGATGCTGTTATAGATGTTAACCTGAAAGGTGTTTTCAATATGACACAAGCAGTATCAAAATCAATGTTAAAAGCAAGAAAAGGATCTATTATTAATATGGCCTCTGTTGTAGGTTTACACGGAAATCCAGGGCAAACAAACTATGCTGCAACTAAGGGAGGAGTAATTGCTATGTCTAAAACTTGGGCAAAAGAGTTTGGAAGCAGAAGTGTTAGATCGAATTGTATTGCACCAGGATTTATTCAAACTCCAATGACAGATATTTTACCTGAAGATGTAATTAAAGGAATGTTAGATGCTACTCCACTTGGAAGATTAGGACAAGTTGAAGATATAGCTAATGCAGTATTATTCTTAGCAAGTGATGAATCTTCATTTATAACAGGAGAAGTTTTATCTGTTGCTGGTGGATTAATGTTATAG
- a CDS encoding acetyl-CoA C-acetyltransferase: MSKVYVVAAKRTPIGSFLGSLSSLKPGDMGALVVKNILEETKIDPAIIDEVIVGNVLSAGQAQGVGRQVAIKAGIPFEVPAYSINIICGSGMKSVITAYSNIKAGESDVVIAGGTECMSGAGFILPGAIRGGHKMADLKMKDHMILDALTDAYHDIHMGITAENIADKYNISREEQDAFAYESQKKAIAAVDSGRFKDEIVPVIIPNKKGDITFDTDEYPNRKTDLEKLAKLKPAFKKDGTVTAGNASGLNDGASFLLLASEEAVKKYNLKPLVEIVSTGTGGVDPLIMGMGPVPAIRKALKKADLKLQDMNIIELNEAFAAQSLGVIRELCTEHGVTADWFTDKTNVNGGAIALGHPVGASGNRITVTLIHEMKKTGVEYGLASLCIGGGMGTALVLKNVK, translated from the coding sequence ATGAGTAAAGTTTATGTAGTGGCAGCAAAAAGAACACCTATTGGAAGTTTCTTAGGTTCTCTATCATCTTTAAAACCAGGAGATATGGGAGCATTAGTTGTAAAAAATATATTAGAAGAAACTAAAATAGATCCAGCTATTATAGATGAAGTTATAGTTGGAAACGTTTTAAGTGCAGGACAAGCTCAAGGAGTAGGAAGACAAGTAGCAATAAAAGCAGGAATACCTTTTGAAGTTCCAGCATATTCTATAAACATTATTTGTGGAAGTGGAATGAAATCTGTTATCACAGCTTATTCAAACATTAAAGCTGGAGAATCTGATGTAGTTATCGCTGGAGGAACTGAATGCATGTCAGGTGCTGGATTTATTCTTCCAGGAGCTATAAGAGGAGGTCACAAAATGGCTGACCTTAAAATGAAAGACCATATGATTTTAGATGCTTTAACAGATGCTTATCATGATATTCATATGGGAATAACTGCTGAAAATATAGCAGATAAATATAACATTTCAAGAGAAGAACAAGATGCTTTTGCTTATGAATCTCAAAAGAAAGCTATAGCAGCTGTTGATTCTGGAAGATTTAAAGATGAAATAGTTCCAGTTATTATACCTAATAAAAAAGGAGATATTACATTTGATACAGATGAATATCCAAATAGAAAAACAGATTTAGAAAAATTAGCTAAATTAAAACCAGCATTCAAAAAAGATGGAACAGTTACAGCAGGAAATGCTTCAGGATTAAATGATGGAGCATCTTTCTTATTACTTGCATCTGAAGAAGCTGTAAAGAAATATAATTTAAAACCATTAGTTGAAATTGTTTCAACAGGTACAGGTGGAGTAGATCCATTAATAATGGGTATGGGACCAGTTCCAGCAATAAGAAAAGCATTGAAGAAAGCAGATTTAAAATTACAAGATATGAATATAATTGAATTAAATGAAGCTTTTGCAGCTCAATCTTTAGGAGTTATCAGAGAACTATGTACTGAACATGGTGTAACTGCTGATTGGTTTACAGATAAAACAAATGTAAATGGGGGAGCTATTGCTTTAGGACACCCAGTTGGAGCATCAGGAAACAGAATAACAGTTACTTTAATTCATGAAATGAAGAAAACTGGAGTAGAATATGGTCTTGCTTCTCTATGTATAGGTGGAGGAATGGGAACAGCTCTTGTACTTAAAAATGTAAAATAA
- a CDS encoding FMN-binding protein yields MKIFNLKSLIAFSLCIFSSFSFSEEKIYEGKGKSIGFNEDGIPVVVTIKATKNNGKIIIKDITAQHEETPKLGGPAITKLISTAKETQNCTNLDNIGGATVSSAACKRALKLAIKDIEKQK; encoded by the coding sequence ATGAAAATTTTTAATTTGAAAAGTTTAATTGCTTTTTCTCTTTGTATTTTTAGTTCATTCTCTTTTTCTGAAGAAAAAATATACGAAGGAAAAGGAAAATCAATTGGTTTTAATGAAGATGGGATTCCCGTTGTTGTAACAATAAAAGCAACTAAAAATAATGGAAAAATTATTATAAAAGATATTACTGCTCAACATGAAGAAACTCCTAAATTAGGAGGGCCTGCTATCACAAAACTAATTTCTACTGCAAAAGAAACACAAAACTGTACTAACCTTGATAATATTGGAGGAGCTACTGTTTCTTCAGCAGCTTGTAAGAGAGCTTTAAAGCTTGCTATAAAAGATATTGAAAAGCAAAAATAG
- a CDS encoding phosphoglycerate kinase, with translation MKKIITDLELNNKKVLMRVDFNVPMKNGVITDENRIIQALPTIKYALEQNAKLILFSHLGKVKTEEDKASKSLKAVAEKLSEHLGKTVTFIPETRGEKLESAINNLKSGEVLMFENTRFEDLDGKKESKNDAELGKYWAALGDVFVNDAFGTAHRAHASNVGIAENIGNGNSAVGFLVEKELKFIGEAVNNPKRPLIAILGGAKVSDKIGVIENLLTKADKILIGGAMMFTFFKAQGKNIGTSLVEDDKLDLAKDLLAKANGKIVLPVDTVVAGEFNNDAKHSTVDVDSIPADQMGLDVGEKTIKLFDSYIKTAKTVVWNGPMGVFEMPNYAKGTIGVCESIANLTDAVTIIGGGDSAAAAISLGFADKFTHISTGGGASLEFLEGKVLPGVEAIANK, from the coding sequence ATGAAAAAAATAATAACTGATTTAGAATTAAATAATAAGAAAGTATTAATGAGAGTTGACTTCAATGTTCCAATGAAAAATGGAGTAATTACTGATGAAAATAGAATAATTCAAGCTTTACCTACAATAAAATATGCTTTAGAACAAAATGCTAAACTTATTTTATTCTCTCACTTAGGAAAAGTAAAAACTGAGGAAGATAAGGCTTCAAAAAGTTTAAAAGCTGTTGCTGAAAAACTATCAGAACATTTAGGAAAAACTGTTACTTTTATTCCTGAAACAAGAGGAGAAAAATTAGAATCTGCCATCAACAACTTAAAATCTGGTGAAGTTTTAATGTTTGAAAATACAAGATTTGAAGATTTAGATGGTAAAAAAGAATCTAAAAACGATGCTGAATTAGGTAAATATTGGGCAGCACTAGGAGATGTTTTTGTAAACGATGCTTTTGGAACTGCTCATAGAGCACATGCTTCTAATGTAGGTATTGCAGAAAATATTGGAAATGGAAACTCTGCTGTTGGTTTCTTAGTTGAAAAAGAATTAAAATTTATAGGAGAAGCTGTAAATAATCCAAAAAGACCTTTAATTGCAATTTTAGGTGGTGCTAAAGTATCAGATAAAATTGGTGTCATTGAAAATTTATTAACTAAAGCCGACAAAATTTTAATTGGAGGAGCTATGATGTTCACATTCTTCAAAGCTCAAGGTAAAAATATTGGAACTTCATTAGTTGAAGATGATAAATTAGATTTAGCAAAAGATTTATTAGCTAAAGCAAATGGTAAAATAGTTTTACCTGTGGATACTGTTGTAGCTGGAGAATTTAATAATGATGCTAAACATTCGACTGTTGATGTTGACAGCATTCCAGCTGATCAAATGGGACTTGATGTTGGAGAAAAAACTATAAAACTATTTGATAGTTATATAAAAACAGCTAAAACTGTTGTATGGAATGGACCTATGGGTGTTTTTGAAATGCCTAATTATGCCAAAGGAACTATTGGTGTTTGTGAATCTATAGCTAATCTTACTGATGCTGTTACTATAATAGGTGGAGGAGATTCTGCTGCTGCTGCTATTAGTTTAGGTTTTGCTGACAAATTTACTCACATCTCTACTGGTGGTGGAGCATCTCTTGAATTTTTAGAAGGAAAAGTTTTACCAGGTGTTGAAGCTATAGCAAATAAATAA